From a single Candidatus Cetobacterium colombiensis genomic region:
- a CDS encoding phosphatase, giving the protein MKNYKIDLHIHTNVNPHAFSTLEENIKAAAKKGMDIIAITNHGPALQDTPHWWHLVNIAILPDIIDGVRVIKGVEANILDDNGKLDINQKIYESMELILAGFHTVDEYGEISDISKNTTAILNLIKKQKADIIVHLGNPIFPVDYEKIVKAAKKYNVALEVNNTSLGTITRVGSKKNCKKMLELAKKESCYIALGTDAHYSGHIGEFQRAIELLEEVDYPEELIINSSKETFNKFLKLRQELRSKKIDS; this is encoded by the coding sequence ATGAAAAATTATAAAATAGATTTACATATTCATACTAATGTAAATCCACATGCATTTAGTACATTAGAAGAAAATATAAAAGCAGCAGCTAAAAAAGGAATGGATATTATTGCAATAACGAATCATGGGCCTGCTTTGCAAGATACACCGCATTGGTGGCATTTAGTAAATATTGCTATCTTACCAGATATAATTGATGGTGTAAGAGTAATTAAAGGGGTAGAAGCCAATATTTTAGATGATAATGGGAAATTAGATATAAATCAAAAAATATATGAAAGTATGGAATTAATTTTAGCTGGATTTCATACTGTAGATGAATATGGAGAAATAAGTGATATCTCTAAAAATACAACTGCTATATTGAATTTGATAAAAAAGCAAAAAGCTGATATAATAGTGCATCTGGGAAATCCTATTTTCCCGGTGGATTATGAAAAAATAGTGAAAGCAGCAAAAAAATACAATGTGGCATTAGAAGTTAATAATACTTCTTTAGGAACAATTACAAGAGTTGGTTCTAAAAAAAATTGTAAGAAAATGCTAGAGTTAGCAAAAAAAGAGAGTTGTTATATAGCATTAGGAACAGATGCACACTATTCTGGTCATATAGGAGAGTTTCAAAGGGCTATTGAGCTTTTAGAAGAAGTGGATTATCCAGAAGAATTAATAATAAATAGTTCTAAAGAAACTTTTAATAAATTTTTAAAGCTGAGACAAGAGTTGAGATCTAAAAAGATTGACTCTTAA
- a CDS encoding nitronate monooxygenase — protein MQKNRICELLGIKYPIIQGAMAWISNGNLAGHVSKAGGLGIIAGGGMPPEILRQEIRKAKSITDNPFGVNLMLMMESVAEQIDVCIEEGVKVVTTGAGNPGVYMEKLKSAGIKVIPVVASVALAKRMEKIGADAVVAEGLEAGGHIGEITTMALATQVAREVSIPVIVAGGIASGEQFLAALALGGEGVQVGTIFIVAHECDVHENYKRLVLKAKDRSTVTTGNYTGHPVRVLNNKFSKAILELEVKGAPKEEIEELGKGKLRLAVVDGDVENGSVMSGQVAGLVKEELSCQEIIDKLMTELKEEKVKLDERVSTITF, from the coding sequence ATGCAAAAAAATAGAATTTGTGAATTATTAGGAATTAAATACCCTATTATACAAGGTGCGATGGCGTGGATATCAAATGGAAACTTAGCGGGACATGTATCTAAAGCTGGAGGTTTAGGAATAATAGCTGGTGGAGGAATGCCACCTGAAATATTAAGACAAGAGATTAGAAAAGCTAAATCTATTACAGACAATCCATTTGGAGTTAATTTAATGTTAATGATGGAAAGTGTAGCAGAGCAAATAGATGTTTGTATAGAAGAGGGAGTTAAAGTTGTAACGACAGGTGCAGGAAATCCAGGGGTATATATGGAGAAATTAAAATCTGCAGGAATTAAAGTAATTCCAGTTGTAGCTTCTGTAGCTTTAGCAAAAAGAATGGAAAAAATAGGTGCAGATGCAGTTGTAGCAGAAGGATTAGAAGCTGGAGGTCATATTGGTGAAATTACAACAATGGCTCTAGCAACTCAAGTTGCAAGAGAAGTTTCAATACCTGTAATCGTAGCTGGAGGAATAGCTAGTGGAGAGCAATTTTTAGCAGCGTTAGCTTTAGGAGGAGAGGGAGTACAAGTTGGAACAATCTTTATTGTAGCTCACGAATGTGATGTTCATGAGAATTATAAAAGATTAGTATTAAAAGCTAAAGATAGATCAACTGTAACAACAGGAAATTATACAGGACATCCAGTAAGAGTTTTAAATAATAAATTCTCTAAGGCTATTTTAGAGTTAGAAGTAAAGGGAGCTCCAAAAGAGGAGATTGAAGAGTTAGGAAAAGGAAAACTAAGATTAGCAGTTGTAGACGGAGACGTAGAAAATGGAAGCGTTATGTCAGGTCAAGTTGCCGGATTAGTAAAAGAAGAATTAAGTTGTCAAGAAATTATAGATAAATTAATGACTGAATTAAAAGAAGAAAAGGTAAAGCTAGACGAAAGAGTTTCAACTATAACTTTTTAA
- a CDS encoding HAD family hydrolase yields the protein MKAAFFDIDGTIYRNSLLTEHFKKLIKYELLDIREYELKVKDAFKKWDERVGDYDKYLEEITTTYVDAIKGLSLQYNDFISDQVLELKGNRVYKFTRDMIKWHKEQGHKVIFISGSPDFLVSRMAKKWGADDYCGSIYHFEDGKLSGDISPMWDSKNKMIAINNFCEKYDIDLSESYAYGDTNGDYSMLSLVGNPRAINPSRELLQKIKSEENLKSRTEIFVERKDVIYKVDADVEIL from the coding sequence ATGAAAGCAGCATTTTTTGATATTGATGGAACAATTTATAGAAATTCACTATTAACAGAGCATTTTAAAAAACTTATAAAATATGAATTACTAGATATAAGAGAATATGAGTTAAAAGTTAAAGATGCTTTTAAAAAATGGGATGAAAGAGTTGGAGATTATGATAAATACTTAGAAGAAATAACAACAACTTATGTAGATGCAATAAAAGGATTATCTTTACAATACAACGATTTTATTTCAGATCAAGTACTTGAATTAAAGGGAAATAGAGTTTATAAATTTACAAGAGATATGATAAAGTGGCATAAAGAACAGGGACACAAAGTTATTTTTATATCTGGAAGTCCAGATTTTTTAGTTTCAAGAATGGCTAAAAAATGGGGAGCAGACGATTACTGTGGTTCAATATATCATTTTGAAGATGGGAAGCTTTCAGGAGATATTTCTCCAATGTGGGATTCAAAAAATAAGATGATAGCTATAAATAATTTCTGTGAAAAATATGATATAGATTTGTCTGAAAGTTATGCTTATGGTGACACAAACGGTGACTATAGTATGTTAAGTTTAGTAGGAAATCCTAGAGCAATAAATCCTTCTAGAGAGTTATTGCAAAAAATAAAATCTGAAGAAAACTTAAAAAGTAGAACAGAAATATTTGTTGAAAGAAAAGATGTAATTTATAAAGTTGATGCAGATGTGGAAATTTTATAA
- a CDS encoding Na+/H+ antiporter family protein, with amino-acid sequence MIFNPVILSVTTMIVLSLLKLNVILAILIAALVAGATSGIGINETMRTLINGMGGNSETALSYVLLGTLAVAINSTGVAALLSKKISKMVSGKKWILALIIAIIACFSQNLIPVHIAFIPILIPPLLKLMDELKMDRRSMACSLTFGLKMPYIVLPVGFGLIFHGIIRDQIVSNGLNIELNQVWKATWILGIAMIIGLLIAIFISYSKPRSYDELNIGGVQEEIPEKMELKHWYTLLSAIIAFGIQLYTGSLPLGAIVAIAFMLATKVIKWNEIDGMISGGIGIMGLIAFIMLVAAGYGQVIRETGAIAPLVQGVVGVVGGSKFMGSFVMLLVGLFVTMGIGTSFGTIPILAAIYVPLCIELGISPLGTIVLIACAGALGDAGSPASDSTLGPTAGLNADGQHDHIRDTCIPTFIHYNIPLIIAGVIGGVLF; translated from the coding sequence ATGATTTTTAATCCAGTAATATTATCAGTTACTACTATGATTGTACTCAGCTTGTTAAAATTGAATGTAATTCTAGCAATACTTATAGCGGCCTTAGTGGCTGGAGCAACTTCAGGAATTGGAATTAATGAAACTATGAGAACATTAATAAATGGAATGGGAGGAAACTCTGAAACAGCCTTAAGTTATGTTCTTTTAGGAACTTTGGCAGTAGCTATTAATAGTACAGGGGTAGCTGCTCTTTTATCAAAAAAGATTTCAAAAATGGTAAGTGGAAAAAAATGGATATTAGCTTTAATAATAGCTATAATTGCTTGTTTTTCTCAGAATTTAATCCCAGTTCATATCGCTTTTATACCAATTTTAATACCACCTTTATTGAAATTAATGGATGAATTAAAAATGGATAGAAGATCTATGGCGTGTTCTTTAACATTTGGATTAAAAATGCCATATATTGTTTTACCAGTTGGATTTGGTTTGATTTTTCATGGAATAATAAGAGATCAAATAGTAAGTAATGGATTAAATATTGAATTGAATCAAGTTTGGAAGGCTACTTGGATTTTAGGAATTGCTATGATAATAGGTCTTTTAATAGCAATTTTTATAAGTTATAGCAAGCCAAGAAGTTATGATGAGCTAAATATTGGAGGAGTTCAAGAAGAGATTCCTGAAAAAATGGAATTAAAGCATTGGTACACATTGTTATCAGCAATAATTGCTTTTGGAATACAACTGTATACAGGTTCTTTGCCTTTAGGAGCAATAGTAGCAATCGCCTTTATGTTAGCCACAAAAGTTATAAAATGGAATGAAATAGATGGAATGATAAGTGGTGGTATAGGAATAATGGGACTAATTGCTTTCATAATGCTAGTTGCAGCAGGTTATGGTCAAGTGATTAGAGAAACAGGTGCTATAGCTCCATTGGTTCAAGGAGTTGTAGGAGTTGTAGGTGGAAGTAAGTTTATGGGGTCTTTTGTAATGTTATTAGTTGGATTATTTGTAACTATGGGAATAGGGACTTCATTTGGAACAATTCCAATTTTAGCAGCAATTTATGTGCCTTTATGTATAGAATTGGGGATTTCTCCTTTGGGAACGATAGTTTTAATAGCATGTGCAGGAGCACTGGGAGATGCAGGATCTCCAGCTTCAGACTCAACGTTAGGACCAACTGCAGGATTAAATGCTGACGGACAGCATGATCATATAAGGGATACTTGTATTCCAACATTTATACACTATAATATACCTTTAATAATAGCGGGAGTTATTGGAGGAGTATTATTTTAA
- the hydG gene encoding [FeFe] hydrogenase H-cluster radical SAM maturase HydG: protein MEEKINFIDQEYIEGLLSESRLTDYEEIERILNKAQNKQGLTHKEVASLLEIKDESQKKRLYEIAGELKKSIYGNRIVVFAPLYVSDYCVNNCTYCGYKRDNTFSRKRLTRDQIQNEVKLLEKMGHKRLALELGEDPVNAPIEYTLDAIDAVYTTKFENGSIRRINVNIAATTVENYKKLKEAEIGTYILFQETYHKPTYERVHPKSLKGNYEYHLTAFNRAMEGGIDDVGAGVLFGLADYKYEIIALMLHNEYLEKNYGVGFHTISVPRIKKAEGMSLDEYPHQIDDDTFRNIVAIIRLAVPFTGMILSTRETAELRKELIKYGISQISAGSSADVGGYTDREEGKTQTQFELSDHRTPLEVLKELLDQDCIPSYCTACYRMGRTGDRFMQLAKTGNIQNVCLPNALLTLMEYAMDYGDVELTEKVEKVISKEVENIKREDIKKLTLEKLEKIKLGERDLYL from the coding sequence ATGGAAGAGAAAATAAATTTTATAGATCAAGAGTATATTGAAGGATTACTGTCTGAATCTAGATTAACAGATTATGAAGAAATTGAAAGAATTTTAAATAAAGCTCAAAATAAACAAGGATTAACTCATAAAGAAGTGGCATCACTTTTAGAGATAAAAGATGAGAGCCAGAAAAAAAGATTATATGAAATCGCAGGAGAGTTAAAGAAATCAATTTATGGAAATAGAATAGTCGTATTTGCTCCATTATATGTAAGTGATTATTGTGTAAATAATTGTACATATTGTGGATATAAAAGAGATAATACATTTTCTAGAAAAAGATTAACAAGAGACCAAATTCAAAATGAAGTTAAATTATTAGAAAAAATGGGACATAAAAGACTAGCTTTAGAGTTAGGAGAAGATCCGGTAAATGCTCCGATAGAATATACTCTTGATGCGATTGATGCTGTTTATACAACTAAATTTGAAAATGGTTCTATAAGAAGAATAAATGTAAATATTGCAGCAACAACAGTGGAAAATTATAAAAAGCTGAAAGAGGCAGAAATAGGAACGTATATTTTATTCCAAGAAACATATCATAAACCTACATATGAAAGAGTTCATCCAAAATCATTAAAAGGTAATTATGAATATCATTTAACTGCTTTTAATAGAGCTATGGAAGGTGGAATTGATGATGTGGGTGCTGGAGTACTTTTTGGTTTAGCAGATTATAAATATGAAATAATAGCCTTAATGTTACATAACGAATATTTAGAAAAAAATTATGGTGTAGGTTTTCATACAATTTCAGTTCCAAGAATAAAAAAAGCTGAAGGAATGAGTTTAGATGAATATCCACATCAAATTGATGACGATACATTTAGAAATATTGTTGCAATAATAAGATTAGCTGTTCCTTTTACAGGAATGATACTTTCAACTAGGGAGACAGCTGAACTAAGAAAAGAGTTAATAAAATATGGTATATCACAAATTAGTGCAGGATCATCTGCTGATGTTGGAGGATATACAGATAGAGAGGAAGGTAAAACTCAAACTCAATTTGAATTATCTGATCATAGAACTCCATTAGAAGTTTTAAAAGAATTGCTTGATCAAGATTGTATTCCAAGTTATTGTACTGCTTGCTATAGAATGGGAAGAACAGGGGATAGATTTATGCAATTAGCTAAAACTGGAAATATTCAAAATGTATGCTTACCAAATGCATTATTAACGTTAATGGAATATGCAATGGATTATGGAGATGTTGAGTTAACAGAAAAAGTTGAAAAGGTAATTTCAAAAGAGGTAGAAAATATAAAAAGAGAGGATATAAAGAAATTAACTTTAGAAAAATTAGAAAAAATAAAGTTAGGAGAGAGAGATTTATATCTTTAG
- the hydE gene encoding [FeFe] hydrogenase H-cluster radical SAM maturase HydE, whose translation MRSLIDKLSKENYLTQNELEYLLDKMTEEDRDYLIEKAYDVRKKYYGDTVFFRGLIEISNICKCDCFYCGIRKSNKKADRYRLSKEEILDSCHRGYFLGYRTFVFQGGEDSYFTDNILEEIIRELKNQYNDIAITLSLGERGAESFKRLYDAGADRYLLRHETVDEELYNKLHPGMSLENRKKCLESLKSIGYQVGSGFLIGLPGLKLTDYAKDLVYLKKLRPHMVGIGPFIPHEDTPLKAEKGGTAYDTITLLAIIRLLLPDVLLPATTALGTIDPKGREKGFKAGANVIMPNLSPMECRKKYALYNGKVFLGKESAEEKIKIENSVLEAGFQPILTKGDNVRWKRK comes from the coding sequence ATGAGGAGCTTAATAGATAAGTTATCTAAAGAAAATTATTTGACTCAAAATGAATTAGAATACCTATTAGATAAGATGACTGAAGAAGATAGAGATTATCTAATTGAAAAGGCTTATGACGTTAGAAAAAAATACTATGGAGATACAGTTTTTTTTAGAGGGTTAATAGAAATTTCTAATATATGTAAATGTGACTGTTTTTATTGTGGAATTAGAAAATCTAATAAAAAAGCAGATAGATATAGGCTATCTAAAGAAGAAATTTTAGATAGTTGTCATAGAGGATATTTTTTAGGATATAGAACATTTGTTTTTCAAGGTGGAGAGGATTCTTATTTTACAGATAATATTTTAGAAGAGATTATTAGAGAGTTAAAAAATCAATATAATGATATAGCAATAACCCTTTCTTTAGGAGAAAGAGGAGCAGAATCATTTAAAAGATTATATGATGCTGGAGCAGATAGATACTTACTCAGGCACGAAACTGTAGATGAAGAGTTATATAATAAACTTCATCCAGGTATGTCTTTAGAAAATAGAAAGAAATGCTTGGAAAGTTTAAAATCAATTGGATATCAAGTGGGAAGTGGTTTTTTAATTGGCCTACCTGGATTAAAATTAACAGATTATGCAAAAGATTTAGTTTATCTAAAAAAATTAAGACCTCATATGGTTGGAATAGGACCTTTTATACCACATGAAGATACGCCATTAAAAGCTGAAAAAGGTGGAACTGCTTATGATACAATAACTCTTTTGGCTATAATAAGACTTCTTTTACCAGATGTTTTATTACCAGCTACTACAGCTCTAGGAACAATAGACCCTAAAGGAAGAGAAAAGGGATTTAAAGCAGGAGCTAATGTTATTATGCCGAATCTTTCACCAATGGAATGTAGAAAGAAATATGCTCTTTATAATGGCAAAGTTTTTTTAGGTAAAGAGTCAGCAGAAGAAAAAATAAAAATAGAAAATAGTGTACTAGAGGCTGGATTTCAACCGATACTAACAAAGGGAGATAATGTAAGATGGAAGAGAAAATAA
- a CDS encoding purine-nucleoside phosphorylase, which translates to MYNKVMETVDFLNSKVENRPKIAIILGSGLGGLVDYVENKVVIPYKEIPNFPVSTVAGHAGELVFGTINGVEVLVMKGRFHFYEGYNMKEVTYPQYVFKKFGIETMIVSNAAGGANRDFKPGTLMIINDHINFFGTNPLIGSNDERFGPRFPDMSETYSKSLIEKAKEVAKKLDIAYEEGVYLGSSGPTYETAAEVKMMMTMGASAVGMSTVPESIVANYLGIKILGISCITNMATGIATKPHSHEEVVEIANQTGERFCKWIAETVKEL; encoded by the coding sequence ATGTATAACAAAGTAATGGAAACTGTGGATTTTTTAAATTCTAAAGTTGAAAATAGACCTAAAATAGCAATAATATTAGGTTCAGGGTTAGGTGGATTAGTTGATTATGTTGAGAATAAGGTTGTAATACCTTATAAGGAGATACCTAATTTTCCAGTATCAACAGTTGCTGGGCATGCAGGAGAACTTGTTTTTGGAACAATAAATGGAGTAGAAGTTTTAGTAATGAAAGGAAGATTCCATTTTTATGAAGGATATAATATGAAAGAAGTAACTTATCCACAATATGTTTTTAAAAAATTTGGTATTGAAACTATGATTGTAAGTAATGCTGCAGGTGGAGCTAACAGAGATTTTAAACCTGGAACTTTAATGATAATAAATGATCATATTAATTTCTTTGGAACAAATCCTTTAATAGGATCAAATGACGAAAGATTTGGACCAAGATTCCCAGATATGTCTGAGACGTATAGTAAGTCGTTAATTGAAAAAGCAAAAGAAGTTGCAAAAAAATTAGATATAGCTTACGAAGAAGGAGTTTATTTAGGATCATCAGGACCTACTTATGAAACAGCAGCAGAAGTAAAAATGATGATGACTATGGGAGCTTCAGCAGTTGGAATGTCAACTGTACCAGAGTCGATTGTGGCTAATTATTTAGGTATAAAAATACTTGGAATTTCATGTATTACTAATATGGCAACAGGAATAGCAACAAAACCTCATTCTCATGAGGAAGTTGTAGAAATAGCAAATCAAACAGGAGAAAGATTCTGTAAATGGATTGCTGAAACAGTAAAAGAATTATAG
- the hydF gene encoding [FeFe] hydrogenase H-cluster maturation GTPase HydF, protein MINTPNSNRLHIGIFGKTNSGKSSILNAILEQEISIVSDIEGTTTDSVKKAMEFLPFGPVLFIDTAGLEDNTPLGTLRMKKTLEELKNTNFALLIMDCQKVDLDFYKKQEMQFKKYNIPFLLILNKADLLTEEEREKVKNIFPKSILTSVKDRNSILKLKETILNEIEKEQEEPKLLGDLVSYNGKVIMVVPIDSEAPKGRLILPQVQLLRECLDNGIKSYVVRDTELESALEDIKDIDLVITDSQAFKSVDKILNNRAKLTSFSILFARQKGELKDLVQGVKKLKKLKDGDKILIAETCTHNTSHEDIGRVKIPKLVKKYCGKEIEFDFMGGKDFPENLSKYALVIHCGACMINKKLMQNRIDESLSLDVPITNYGLVIAEVTGILDKSLEIFK, encoded by the coding sequence ATGATAAATACACCTAATTCAAATAGATTACATATTGGTATATTTGGTAAAACTAATTCTGGAAAATCGTCCATTTTAAATGCTATTTTAGAACAAGAGATTTCAATAGTTTCTGATATAGAGGGAACAACAACAGATTCAGTAAAAAAAGCTATGGAGTTTTTACCATTTGGCCCAGTTTTATTTATAGATACAGCAGGTCTTGAAGATAATACCCCTTTAGGAACATTGAGAATGAAAAAAACTTTAGAGGAATTAAAAAATACTAACTTTGCTTTGTTAATTATGGATTGTCAAAAAGTAGATCTAGATTTTTATAAAAAACAAGAAATGCAATTTAAAAAATATAATATTCCATTTTTATTGATTTTAAATAAAGCTGATCTTTTAACAGAAGAAGAAAGAGAAAAAGTAAAAAATATTTTTCCAAAAAGTATTTTAACTTCAGTTAAAGATAGAAATTCAATTTTAAAATTAAAAGAAACTATTTTAAATGAAATTGAAAAAGAACAAGAAGAACCAAAACTTTTAGGAGATTTAGTTTCTTATAATGGAAAAGTTATCATGGTTGTTCCAATAGATTCAGAAGCTCCAAAAGGCAGATTAATTTTACCACAAGTTCAACTTTTAAGGGAATGCTTAGATAACGGTATAAAAAGTTATGTGGTTAGAGATACAGAGTTAGAAAGTGCTTTAGAAGATATTAAAGATATAGATTTAGTTATTACAGATTCTCAAGCTTTTAAAAGTGTGGATAAAATTTTAAACAATAGAGCAAAATTAACAAGTTTTTCAATTCTGTTTGCTAGGCAAAAAGGCGAGCTAAAAGATTTAGTTCAAGGAGTAAAAAAACTAAAAAAACTGAAAGATGGCGACAAAATATTGATTGCTGAAACTTGTACTCATAATACATCACACGAAGATATAGGAAGAGTAAAAATTCCTAAATTAGTGAAAAAATATTGTGGAAAAGAAATAGAGTTTGATTTTATGGGAGGAAAAGATTTTCCAGAAAATTTATCTAAGTATGCTTTAGTTATTCATTGTGGTGCATGTATGATAAATAAAAAATTAATGCAAAATAGAATAGATGAATCACTATCTTTAGATGTTCCAATAACAAATTATGGTTTAGTAATTGCAGAAGTGACTGGAATTTTAGATAAATCATTAGAAATATTTAAATAA
- the asnA gene encoding aspartate--ammonia ligase: MMYKTKLDVIETEIAIKEVKDFFERNLAKKLDLTRVSAPLFVTPESGLNDDLNGIERAVAFDTKCKQDAVIVHSLAKWKRMALHKYGFDSGKGLYTDMNAIRRDEDLSPIHSYYVDQWDWEKVLEKDERTTETLQKIVGKIYSSLKDTENHITEIYPQLSKKLPEDITFVTSQELEKLYPDLTSKEREHEHARRHGAIFISEIGKVLESGEKHDGRAPDYDDWDLNGDIIVYYEPLDIGLELSSMGIRVSEESLARQLEIAGEQKRKELEFHKKLLAGELPYTIGGGIGQSRLCLFFLDKLHIGEVQASLWPKEILEDCKSKNIPLL, translated from the coding sequence ATTATGTATAAGACAAAGTTAGATGTTATAGAAACAGAGATTGCAATAAAAGAGGTAAAAGATTTCTTTGAAAGAAATTTAGCAAAAAAACTTGATTTAACAAGAGTTTCAGCTCCTTTATTTGTAACACCAGAAAGTGGACTAAATGACGACTTAAACGGTATTGAGAGAGCAGTAGCTTTTGATACTAAATGTAAACAAGATGCTGTTATAGTTCATTCACTAGCTAAGTGGAAAAGAATGGCATTACATAAATATGGATTTGATTCTGGAAAAGGTCTTTATACAGATATGAACGCTATAAGAAGAGATGAAGATTTAAGTCCAATACATTCATATTATGTTGATCAGTGGGATTGGGAAAAAGTATTAGAAAAAGATGAGAGAACAACAGAAACTTTACAAAAGATAGTAGGAAAAATTTATAGTTCATTAAAAGACACAGAAAATCACATTACAGAAATATACCCACAGCTTTCAAAAAAATTACCTGAAGATATAACATTTGTGACATCTCAAGAGTTAGAAAAACTTTATCCTGATTTAACATCAAAGGAAAGAGAACATGAACATGCGAGAAGACATGGTGCAATATTTATAAGTGAGATAGGAAAAGTTCTAGAGTCTGGAGAAAAACACGATGGAAGAGCACCAGATTATGATGATTGGGATTTAAATGGAGATATAATAGTTTATTATGAGCCTTTAGATATAGGATTAGAACTTTCTTCAATGGGAATTCGTGTTTCAGAAGAATCATTGGCTAGACAGTTAGAAATAGCTGGAGAACAAAAAAGAAAAGAACTAGAGTTTCATAAAAAACTTTTAGCGGGAGAATTACCATATACTATAGGTGGAGGAATAGGACAATCAAGATTGTGTCTATTTTTCCTGGACAAACTACATATAGGAGAGGTACAAGCATCTCTATGGCCAAAAGAAATATTAGAAGATTGTAAATCTAAAAATATACCACTATTATAA
- the hutH gene encoding histidine ammonia-lyase codes for MGNKKLTLEDLINVTRNGYEVKISEEAKLKVATARKLVDDYVEEGKISYGITTGFGKFSDSIISKEETATLQRNLIISHACGVGNPLPIDQAKGIMVLRVNNLIQGHSGIRQNVLDTLVEMINKGVTPYIPEKGSLGASGDLAPLSHMVLVMLGLGKAYYKNELYDGEVALKKAKIKPIKSLSSKEGLALINGTQVMTSVGAHVVYDAINLMKHLDIAASLSMEALNGIICAFDSRIQEVRGHLGQINTAKNVVKILKNSTAITKQGELRVQDPYALRCTPQVHGASKDALNYIKEKVEIEMNAVTDNPIIFPNENEVLSGGNFHGQPMALPFDFLGIALAEMANISERRLERLVNPSLNNGLPAFLVENGGVNSGFMIVQYSAASLVSENKVLAHPASVDSIPSSANQEDHVSMGTIAARKANEILGNVRKVVAMEILAACQGIDLRDVKRLGKGTNEAHTLVREIVEFYDKDRVMYIDIEKVEDLIKTNKIVEKVEENVGKLKI; via the coding sequence ATGGGAAACAAAAAACTAACTTTAGAGGATTTAATTAATGTAACAAGAAATGGTTATGAGGTAAAAATTTCAGAAGAAGCTAAGTTAAAAGTTGCAACAGCAAGAAAACTAGTAGATGACTATGTGGAAGAAGGAAAAATTTCATATGGTATTACAACAGGTTTTGGAAAATTTTCAGATAGTATTATTTCAAAAGAGGAAACTGCAACATTACAACGAAATTTAATAATAAGTCATGCTTGTGGTGTAGGGAATCCATTGCCAATAGATCAAGCTAAAGGAATAATGGTATTAAGAGTTAATAACTTAATTCAAGGACACTCTGGTATACGTCAAAACGTATTAGATACTTTAGTAGAGATGATAAATAAAGGTGTGACACCATATATTCCTGAAAAAGGTTCATTAGGAGCCTCTGGAGATTTAGCTCCTTTATCACATATGGTTTTAGTTATGCTGGGATTAGGAAAAGCATATTATAAAAATGAACTTTATGATGGAGAGGTAGCTTTAAAAAAAGCAAAAATTAAACCTATAAAAAGTTTATCTTCAAAAGAAGGTTTAGCTCTTATTAATGGAACTCAAGTGATGACATCAGTTGGAGCTCACGTAGTATATGATGCCATAAATCTAATGAAGCATTTAGATATAGCAGCAAGCTTATCAATGGAAGCTTTAAATGGGATTATTTGTGCCTTTGATTCAAGAATTCAAGAAGTTAGAGGACATTTAGGTCAAATTAATACTGCTAAAAACGTTGTTAAAATATTAAAAAATAGTACTGCAATAACAAAACAAGGCGAGCTTAGAGTTCAAGATCCTTATGCACTAAGATGTACGCCTCAAGTTCATGGTGCAAGTAAAGATGCTTTAAATTATATAAAAGAAAAAGTAGAAATAGAAATGAATGCTGTAACTGATAACCCAATTATTTTTCCAAATGAGAACGAAGTGTTATCAGGAGGAAATTTTCATGGACAACCAATGGCATTACCATTTGATTTTTTAGGAATAGCTTTAGCTGAAATGGCAAATATTTCTGAAAGAAGATTGGAAAGACTTGTAAATCCATCTTTAAATAATGGACTTCCAGCATTTTTAGTTGAAAATGGTGGAGTTAATTCTGGATTTATGATTGTTCAATATAGTGCAGCTTCTTTAGTTTCAGAAAATAAAGTTTTAGCTCATCCAGCTTCTGTAGATTCAATACCATCTTCTGCAAATCAAGAAGATCATGTATCTATGGGAACTATAGCAGCTAGAAAAGCAAATGAAATTTTAGGTAATGTTAGAAAAGTTGTAGCTATGGAGATTTTAGCAGCATGTCAAGGAATTGATTTAAGAGACGTAAAAAGATTAGGTAAAGGAACAAATGAAGCTCATACATTAGTTAGAGAAATAGTTGAGTTTTATGACAAGGATAGAGTTATGTATATTGATATAGAAAAGGTAGAAGATTTAATAAAAACAAATAAAATAGTAGAAAAAGTAGAAGAAAATGTAGGGAAATTAAAAATATAG